One region of Arvicola amphibius chromosome 3, mArvAmp1.2, whole genome shotgun sequence genomic DNA includes:
- the Polr2m gene encoding protein GRINL1A translates to MFSLPRGFEPPAPEDLGQRSSAELRERLRRQERLLRNEKFICRLPDKGKKISDTIAKLKAAIAEHEEVRARSELFHPVSVDCKLRQKAATRVDTDVDKAQNSDLMLDTSSLVPDCSSVDKSSRTTSETQGPAHLTPRGSEETVEADCTVDPGAAPGSKARAPSSEVNEHLPQRPVSGQAEDISSGIDSLFITKLQKITIADQSEPSEENTSTENVPGLQSETPKRPHYMEVLEMRAKNPVPPPHKFKTNVLPTQQSDSPSHCQRGESPASSEEQRRRARQHLDDITAARLLPLHHLPAQLLSIEESLALQKEQKQNYEEMQAKLAAQKLAERLNIKMQSYNPEGESSGRYREVRDEDDAQSSDEF, encoded by the exons ATGTTCTCGCTGCCCCGCGGCTTCGAGCCCCCAGCTCCCGAGGACTTGGGGCAGCGGAGTTCGGCGGAGCTGCGGGAGAGGTTGAGGCGCCAGGAGAGACTTTTGCGCAACGA AAAATTCATTTGCAGATTGCCCGACAAAGGTAAAAAGATCTCGGACACCATCGCCAAACTGAAAGCTGCCATTGCAGAACACGAAGAGGTTAGAGCGAGAAGTGAACTGTTTCATCCTGTTAGTGTAGACTGTAAGCtaaggcaaaaagcagccacaagAGTCGATACCGATGTAGACAAGGCCCAGAATTCTGACCTGATGCTTGATACTTCATCATTAGTTCCTGACTGTTCCTCTGTAGACAAATCATCCAGAACAACCTCAGAAACACAAGGACCTGCACATCTCACTCCCAGAGGCAGTGAAGagactgtggaggctgactgcACAGTGGACCCGGGTGCAGCTCCCGGCAGCAAAGCCAGGGCACCCTCATCTGAAGTTAACGAACATCTCCCCCAACGCCCTGTTTCAGGTCAGGCGGAAGACATTTCCAGCGGCATTGACAGTCTGTTTATCACTAAGTTGCAAAAGATCACAATTGCAGACCAGAGTGAGCCCTCAGAAGAGAACACCAGCACTGAGAACGTGCCAGGACTCCAGAGTGAGACTCCTAAGAGGCCTCATTACATGGAAGTGCTAGAAATGCGAGCCAAAAACCCAGTGCCACCTCCTCATAAGTTTAAGACCAATGT gTTACCCACTCAACAGAGTGACTCACCAAGTCATTGTCAGAGGGGTGAATCTCCTGCTTCCTCAGAAGAGCAGCGACGCAGGGCTAGGCAGCATCTTGATGACATCACAGCAGCGCGCCTCCTTCCGCTCCACCACCTGCCTGCACAGCTGCTCTCCATAGAAGAGTCGCTGGCCCTGCAGAAAGAACAGAAGCAGAATTACGAG gAGATGCAGGCAAAGCTCGCAGCACAGAAACTAGCTGAGAGACTGAATATTAAAATGCAGAGCTACAATCCAGAAGGGGAGTCTTCAGGGAGATACCGAGAAGTGAGGGACGAAGATGATGCCCAATCCTCGGATGAATTCTGA